A single window of Balaenoptera acutorostrata chromosome X, mBalAcu1.1, whole genome shotgun sequence DNA harbors:
- the SCML1 gene encoding sex comb on midleg-like protein 1 isoform X2, with product MSSCSSEVDVQASVKSNTSYNEEQQKTVLDVLTYCQVICDAIQNLDKKFDVIHGKVTKIHRFCVKSLWQIRPLGYPYKNYNYLLSKRIKYQKMRKREPCSPFSYPVSYSPTSPVRRPENDSQSDPMGTSVQSKECAEQEQEQEQEEPGLSQSQVPSVFAAHSYQHYYTPEDPMQGSSSMPCCHRPAAHSTCGLYLATQATAAEPATMLTQGERSPAHNRDTIVYPALLENNRLCYARSPVYLPTGFAPSSPVGSDRSVLRQSLLDDPSTWSVDEVILFLKHIDPQTSGTLTNLFRQHEIDGKALLLLKSDMMMKYMGLKLGTAVKLCHYIERLKKTDT from the exons ATGTCCAGCTGCTCCAGTGAAGTCGATGTG caGGCAAGTGTTAAATCTAACACATCCTACAACGAAGAGCAACAAAAAACAGTTCTGGATGTCCTTACTTACTGCCAG GTCATCTGTGATGCTATTCAAAACCTGGATAAGAAGTTTGATGTTATTCATGGAAAGGTTACAAAAATCCACCGTTTTTGTGTGAAGTCATTGTGGCAAATTCGT CCACTTGGATAtccatataaaaattataattacctGCTTTCTAAAAGGATCAAATAccagaaaatgaggaagaggGAGCCTTGCTCTCCATTCTCTTACCCTGTAAGTTATAGCCCCACTTCGCCAGTACGAAGGCCAGAAAATGATTCCCAGAGCGACCCTATGGGAACATCTGTCCAGTCCAAGGAGTGTGCGGAGCAGGAGCAGGAGCAGGAGCAGGAGGAGCCAGGCCTCAGCCAGAGCCAGGTCCCCTCCGTCTTCGCCGCGCATTCCTACCAGCACTACTACACGCCCGAGGACCCCATGCAGGGCTCCTCCTCCATGCCCTGCTGCCACCGTCCAGCGGCCCACAGCACCTGCGGTCTTTACTTAGCCACCCAGGCCACTGCAGCCGAACCTGCAACCATGCTGACCCAGGGTGAACGCAGTCCAGCACATAACCGTGACACGATTGTCTACCCAGCTTTACTGGAAAACAATAGACTCTGCTATGCTCGCTCACCTGTCTACCTCCCGACCGGCTTCG CTCCAAGTTCACCAGTTGGAAGTGACCGGAGTGTCCTCAGACAGAGCTTACTTGATGACCCTTCAACCTGGTCTGTGGATGAAGTGATCCTGTTTCTGAAACACATAGATCCTCAGACATCAGGCACCCTCACCAACCTCTTCAGGCAACAT GAAATTGACGGGAAAGCTCTGCTGCTGCTCAAGAGTGACATGATGATGAAGTACATGGGGCTTAAGCTGGGGACAGCCGTGAAGCTGTGCCACTACATTGAAAGGCTTAAAAAGACAGATACTTAG
- the SCML1 gene encoding sex comb on midleg-like protein 1 isoform X3 has translation MSSCSSEVDVVICDAIQNLDKKFDVIHGKVTKIHRFCVKSLWQIRKPLGYPYKNYNYLLSKRIKYQKMRKREPCSPFSYPVSYSPTSPVRRPENDSQSDPMGTSVQSKECAEQEQEQEQEEPGLSQSQVPSVFAAHSYQHYYTPEDPMQGSSSMPCCHRPAAHSTCGLYLATQATAAEPATMLTQGERSPAHNRDTIVYPALLENNRLCYARSPVYLPTGFAPSSPVGSDRSVLRQSLLDDPSTWSVDEVILFLKHIDPQTSGTLTNLFRQHEIDGKALLLLKSDMMMKYMGLKLGTAVKLCHYIERLKKTDT, from the exons ATGTCCAGCTGCTCCAGTGAAGTCGATGTG GTCATCTGTGATGCTATTCAAAACCTGGATAAGAAGTTTGATGTTATTCATGGAAAGGTTACAAAAATCCACCGTTTTTGTGTGAAGTCATTGTGGCAAATTCGT AAGCCACTTGGATAtccatataaaaattataattacctGCTTTCTAAAAGGATCAAATAccagaaaatgaggaagaggGAGCCTTGCTCTCCATTCTCTTACCCTGTAAGTTATAGCCCCACTTCGCCAGTACGAAGGCCAGAAAATGATTCCCAGAGCGACCCTATGGGAACATCTGTCCAGTCCAAGGAGTGTGCGGAGCAGGAGCAGGAGCAGGAGCAGGAGGAGCCAGGCCTCAGCCAGAGCCAGGTCCCCTCCGTCTTCGCCGCGCATTCCTACCAGCACTACTACACGCCCGAGGACCCCATGCAGGGCTCCTCCTCCATGCCCTGCTGCCACCGTCCAGCGGCCCACAGCACCTGCGGTCTTTACTTAGCCACCCAGGCCACTGCAGCCGAACCTGCAACCATGCTGACCCAGGGTGAACGCAGTCCAGCACATAACCGTGACACGATTGTCTACCCAGCTTTACTGGAAAACAATAGACTCTGCTATGCTCGCTCACCTGTCTACCTCCCGACCGGCTTCG CTCCAAGTTCACCAGTTGGAAGTGACCGGAGTGTCCTCAGACAGAGCTTACTTGATGACCCTTCAACCTGGTCTGTGGATGAAGTGATCCTGTTTCTGAAACACATAGATCCTCAGACATCAGGCACCCTCACCAACCTCTTCAGGCAACAT GAAATTGACGGGAAAGCTCTGCTGCTGCTCAAGAGTGACATGATGATGAAGTACATGGGGCTTAAGCTGGGGACAGCCGTGAAGCTGTGCCACTACATTGAAAGGCTTAAAAAGACAGATACTTAG
- the SCML1 gene encoding sex comb on midleg-like protein 1 isoform X4 — translation MSSCSSEVDVVICDAIQNLDKKFDVIHGKVTKIHRFCVKSLWQIRPLGYPYKNYNYLLSKRIKYQKMRKREPCSPFSYPVSYSPTSPVRRPENDSQSDPMGTSVQSKECAEQEQEQEQEEPGLSQSQVPSVFAAHSYQHYYTPEDPMQGSSSMPCCHRPAAHSTCGLYLATQATAAEPATMLTQGERSPAHNRDTIVYPALLENNRLCYARSPVYLPTGFAPSSPVGSDRSVLRQSLLDDPSTWSVDEVILFLKHIDPQTSGTLTNLFRQHEIDGKALLLLKSDMMMKYMGLKLGTAVKLCHYIERLKKTDT, via the exons ATGTCCAGCTGCTCCAGTGAAGTCGATGTG GTCATCTGTGATGCTATTCAAAACCTGGATAAGAAGTTTGATGTTATTCATGGAAAGGTTACAAAAATCCACCGTTTTTGTGTGAAGTCATTGTGGCAAATTCGT CCACTTGGATAtccatataaaaattataattacctGCTTTCTAAAAGGATCAAATAccagaaaatgaggaagaggGAGCCTTGCTCTCCATTCTCTTACCCTGTAAGTTATAGCCCCACTTCGCCAGTACGAAGGCCAGAAAATGATTCCCAGAGCGACCCTATGGGAACATCTGTCCAGTCCAAGGAGTGTGCGGAGCAGGAGCAGGAGCAGGAGCAGGAGGAGCCAGGCCTCAGCCAGAGCCAGGTCCCCTCCGTCTTCGCCGCGCATTCCTACCAGCACTACTACACGCCCGAGGACCCCATGCAGGGCTCCTCCTCCATGCCCTGCTGCCACCGTCCAGCGGCCCACAGCACCTGCGGTCTTTACTTAGCCACCCAGGCCACTGCAGCCGAACCTGCAACCATGCTGACCCAGGGTGAACGCAGTCCAGCACATAACCGTGACACGATTGTCTACCCAGCTTTACTGGAAAACAATAGACTCTGCTATGCTCGCTCACCTGTCTACCTCCCGACCGGCTTCG CTCCAAGTTCACCAGTTGGAAGTGACCGGAGTGTCCTCAGACAGAGCTTACTTGATGACCCTTCAACCTGGTCTGTGGATGAAGTGATCCTGTTTCTGAAACACATAGATCCTCAGACATCAGGCACCCTCACCAACCTCTTCAGGCAACAT GAAATTGACGGGAAAGCTCTGCTGCTGCTCAAGAGTGACATGATGATGAAGTACATGGGGCTTAAGCTGGGGACAGCCGTGAAGCTGTGCCACTACATTGAAAGGCTTAAAAAGACAGATACTTAG
- the SCML1 gene encoding sex comb on midleg-like protein 1 isoform X1, with the protein MSSCSSEVDVQASVKSNTSYNEEQQKTVLDVLTYCQVICDAIQNLDKKFDVIHGKVTKIHRFCVKSLWQIRKPLGYPYKNYNYLLSKRIKYQKMRKREPCSPFSYPVSYSPTSPVRRPENDSQSDPMGTSVQSKECAEQEQEQEQEEPGLSQSQVPSVFAAHSYQHYYTPEDPMQGSSSMPCCHRPAAHSTCGLYLATQATAAEPATMLTQGERSPAHNRDTIVYPALLENNRLCYARSPVYLPTGFAPSSPVGSDRSVLRQSLLDDPSTWSVDEVILFLKHIDPQTSGTLTNLFRQHEIDGKALLLLKSDMMMKYMGLKLGTAVKLCHYIERLKKTDT; encoded by the exons ATGTCCAGCTGCTCCAGTGAAGTCGATGTG caGGCAAGTGTTAAATCTAACACATCCTACAACGAAGAGCAACAAAAAACAGTTCTGGATGTCCTTACTTACTGCCAG GTCATCTGTGATGCTATTCAAAACCTGGATAAGAAGTTTGATGTTATTCATGGAAAGGTTACAAAAATCCACCGTTTTTGTGTGAAGTCATTGTGGCAAATTCGT AAGCCACTTGGATAtccatataaaaattataattacctGCTTTCTAAAAGGATCAAATAccagaaaatgaggaagaggGAGCCTTGCTCTCCATTCTCTTACCCTGTAAGTTATAGCCCCACTTCGCCAGTACGAAGGCCAGAAAATGATTCCCAGAGCGACCCTATGGGAACATCTGTCCAGTCCAAGGAGTGTGCGGAGCAGGAGCAGGAGCAGGAGCAGGAGGAGCCAGGCCTCAGCCAGAGCCAGGTCCCCTCCGTCTTCGCCGCGCATTCCTACCAGCACTACTACACGCCCGAGGACCCCATGCAGGGCTCCTCCTCCATGCCCTGCTGCCACCGTCCAGCGGCCCACAGCACCTGCGGTCTTTACTTAGCCACCCAGGCCACTGCAGCCGAACCTGCAACCATGCTGACCCAGGGTGAACGCAGTCCAGCACATAACCGTGACACGATTGTCTACCCAGCTTTACTGGAAAACAATAGACTCTGCTATGCTCGCTCACCTGTCTACCTCCCGACCGGCTTCG CTCCAAGTTCACCAGTTGGAAGTGACCGGAGTGTCCTCAGACAGAGCTTACTTGATGACCCTTCAACCTGGTCTGTGGATGAAGTGATCCTGTTTCTGAAACACATAGATCCTCAGACATCAGGCACCCTCACCAACCTCTTCAGGCAACAT GAAATTGACGGGAAAGCTCTGCTGCTGCTCAAGAGTGACATGATGATGAAGTACATGGGGCTTAAGCTGGGGACAGCCGTGAAGCTGTGCCACTACATTGAAAGGCTTAAAAAGACAGATACTTAG